In the Campylobacter showae genome, one interval contains:
- a CDS encoding nitrate reductase cytochrome c-type subunit, with translation MKAYKLILGAVCAAALFIGCNNPSVGGKNSDDVNTLRGSEVADENVTLADINWTSPMPGESTRYDRSFENAPPLIPHDISDLIPITKDNNMCVSCHMPEVAESVGATPIPKSHLYSIRFNKDKGGELSQDRYNCTTCHVPQANVKPRVKNNFKPDFSRQQDAQHRSNLLDILNEGVR, from the coding sequence ATGAAAGCTTATAAGCTTATTTTAGGCGCCGTTTGCGCCGCCGCATTATTTATAGGTTGTAACAACCCGAGCGTCGGCGGCAAAAATAGCGACGACGTTAATACTTTAAGGGGAAGCGAAGTTGCCGACGAGAACGTAACTTTAGCAGATATCAACTGGACTAGCCCGATGCCCGGAGAATCTACTAGATACGATCGTTCGTTTGAAAACGCTCCGCCGCTAATCCCTCACGATATTTCCGATTTAATCCCGATCACCAAAGACAACAATATGTGCGTGAGCTGTCATATGCCCGAAGTCGCCGAGAGCGTGGGCGCTACGCCGATCCCTAAATCGCACCTTTACAGTATAAGATTTAATAAAGATAAAGGCGGCGAACTAAGTCAAGATCGCTATAACTGCACCACTTGCCACGTTCCGCAAGCAAACGTTAAACCGCGCGTGAAAAACAACTTTAAGCCTGACTTTAGCCGTCAGCAAGACGCGCAACACCGATCAAACCTTCTAGATATACTAAACGAAGGCGTTAGGTGA
- a CDS encoding 4Fe-4S ferredoxin, protein MSVSRRELFTKFLGGKTAQKFIAPPYFCGKFNCADCEAPCVSACDRELLSFENERVNFKFKSLGCNFCKECALACEETGREVLNLKFAATIEAKIFIDVHSCLAWNGTICCSCQDVCKFRAIDFLGVFRPSVNQKCTGCAQCMEVCFANSIKMEAL, encoded by the coding sequence GTGAGCGTATCCAGACGCGAACTATTTACTAAATTTTTGGGCGGCAAAACCGCTCAAAAATTTATCGCTCCACCTTATTTTTGCGGCAAATTTAACTGCGCTGATTGCGAAGCGCCTTGCGTTAGCGCTTGCGATAGAGAGCTTTTAAGCTTTGAAAATGAAAGAGTAAATTTTAAATTTAAGTCCTTGGGGTGTAACTTTTGTAAAGAGTGCGCGCTTGCTTGCGAGGAGACTGGACGAGAGGTTTTAAATTTAAAATTCGCGGCTACTATAGAAGCTAAAATTTTTATCGACGTGCATAGCTGTCTTGCGTGGAACGGCACGATTTGCTGTAGTTGTCAGGACGTTTGCAAATTTAGAGCGATCGATTTTTTAGGCGTTTTTCGCCCGAGCGTAAATCAAAAATGCACGGGCTGTGCGCAATGTATGGAAGTTTGCTTCGCGAATAGTATCAAAATGGAGGCGTTATGA
- a CDS encoding hydrolase codes for MRKFILFFTAVFCLNLTANLAAAPLEISQPDKIIKAGANVISSNLIDEILYLGTDGSELDIYDIKSDKFLEPIKFRTVKTHFSDEEPAKIFSIDRLGDRLLVLTEMDYNERYLYVFKKENDSWSEVSNMHLANKSAKKAFFIDEKTAVVSDFGNEIYYIDLESKKAVFKHKFSIALYVDFEINKTRDKIAIGAESGVIYIYNLKTRQTEQTLNFFKDNMYDIDYKNDVVAVGCIDKQAGVFNGSMSYFKSDFIVYATGLSDDAKTLAYMNGEESDILVYDIASKTKLATVKTGQQILNEIYLSDSGRLISVAYEKEVKFWSVK; via the coding sequence ATGAGAAAATTTATTTTATTTTTTACGGCGGTTTTTTGCTTAAATTTGACCGCGAATTTAGCGGCGGCACCGCTTGAGATCTCGCAACCGGACAAGATCATAAAAGCGGGTGCAAACGTGATAAGCTCAAATTTGATAGATGAAATTTTATATCTAGGCACGGACGGTAGCGAGCTTGATATCTACGACATAAAGTCGGATAAATTTTTAGAACCGATCAAATTTCGCACGGTCAAAACGCACTTTAGCGACGAAGAGCCAGCAAAAATTTTTAGCATCGACCGCCTAGGCGATAGGCTTTTGGTTTTAACCGAGATGGACTACAACGAGCGCTATTTGTACGTTTTTAAAAAAGAAAATGATAGCTGGAGCGAGGTTAGCAATATGCACCTAGCCAACAAATCCGCCAAAAAAGCCTTTTTCATAGATGAAAAAACGGCGGTAGTGTCGGATTTCGGCAATGAAATTTACTACATCGACCTAGAGAGTAAAAAAGCGGTCTTTAAACATAAATTTTCTATCGCGCTTTACGTTGATTTCGAAATCAACAAAACCCGCGACAAAATCGCCATCGGAGCCGAAAGCGGCGTGATTTATATCTATAATCTAAAAACTCGCCAAACCGAGCAAACGCTAAATTTCTTTAAAGACAACATGTACGATATCGACTACAAAAATGACGTCGTAGCCGTGGGCTGCATCGACAAACAAGCAGGCGTTTTTAACGGCTCGATGAGCTATTTTAAGTCCGATTTTATCGTTTATGCGACTGGGCTTAGCGACGATGCCAAAACGCTAGCGTATATGAACGGCGAAGAGAGCGATATCCTGGTCTACGACATCGCAAGCAAGACAAAACTCGCTACCGTAAAAACCGGACAGCAAATTTTAAATGAAATTTACCTCTCCGATAGCGGCAGGCTAATCAGCGTCGCGTACGAAAAAGAGGTTAAATTTTGGAGCGTAAAATGA
- a CDS encoding chaperone NapD, with product MNISSAIVYTKDGNEAAEVAKRIEQVKGCEVIAAQDGKIVVVMSAENLDGEIELFKALEGVEGVSGAAMIYSYQEDLQQDIESIKKSGKISEILLDENVDAKDIVYNGHVGDRVK from the coding sequence ATGAATATATCAAGTGCGATAGTATATACCAAAGACGGAAACGAAGCCGCCGAGGTAGCTAAAAGAATCGAACAAGTAAAAGGTTGCGAGGTCATCGCCGCGCAAGACGGTAAGATCGTAGTCGTGATGAGCGCGGAAAATTTAGACGGCGAGATAGAGCTCTTTAAGGCGCTAGAGGGCGTAGAGGGCGTCTCAGGAGCCGCGATGATATACAGCTATCAAGAGGATTTGCAACAAGATATCGAAAGCATTAAAAAAAGCGGCAAGATAAGCGAAATTTTACTTGACGAAAACGTCGACGCCAAGGACATCGTATATAACGGTCACGTCGGCGATAGGGTAAAATAA
- a CDS encoding hydrogenase-4 component G: MQSINGLSQNPYIPQPRYDVQNTASIDQNENIKRMQEAYANIDVKQLTNSYLSHFQARADSNSSSNFLSQVSAFNGSAKFNDIFGAQNKSINSLNDILSGVDFKSIGYEGKPITQLSQSEASDLVSENGFFGIANTADRISNFIISAAGDDLQKLEAGKEGMLRGFKEAEKIWGGKLPEISQKTIEKATQAVDKRIAELGGNVLSVQA, from the coding sequence ATGCAAAGCATCAACGGTTTAAGCCAAAATCCATACATCCCGCAACCTCGCTATGACGTGCAAAACACGGCAAGCATAGATCAAAACGAAAATATAAAAAGGATGCAAGAAGCGTACGCAAATATCGACGTAAAACAGCTAACAAATAGCTATTTGTCGCATTTTCAGGCTAGAGCGGACTCAAATTCGAGTTCAAATTTCTTATCTCAAGTTTCGGCCTTTAACGGCTCTGCGAAATTTAACGACATTTTCGGCGCTCAAAATAAAAGCATAAATTCTCTAAACGATATCTTGTCCGGCGTCGATTTTAAATCTATCGGCTACGAGGGCAAGCCTATAACGCAACTAAGCCAAAGCGAAGCCAGCGATCTAGTGAGCGAGAATGGATTTTTCGGTATCGCAAACACCGCGGATAGGATTTCAAATTTTATTATTAGCGCCGCAGGAGACGACCTGCAAAAGCTCGAAGCCGGAAAAGAAGGCATGCTAAGGGGCTTTAAAGAGGCTGAGAAAATTTGGGGCGGTAAACTGCCTGAAATTTCGCAAAAGACGATAGAAAAAGCGACGCAAGCCGTAGATAAAAGAATAGCCGAACTTGGCGGGAACGTCCTTAGTGTTCAGGCTTAA
- a CDS encoding porin, with product MKLAKISLAALVALGAFSTLNATPLEEAIKDVDFSGFARYRYTGNKLKVNDAKETKAAHNFRFVGTFKAALDDNFFGVLGLRYAANDGSGYNLVGNNIDTTDTTSSFGVREFYLGYNVGNTTITAGKQFAKTYFDDDLVGTGLRVQNTDISGLTLVGVAFDALETDSIDYDGKLLSGLAGSKSLNYYGVGAMGSYDPLNFKAWWAYLEDTANLFAADAALKFDLDAVKLGLQAQYVHNESDDNNFGDANFFATKGDVGFAGVGLNAGYIYYKADDNKRSFVTVEDNAKLINPGKLLNSVMNGGRQYYNNIQDKNDYWFVGASYKFNEFGLYANYIDGKGYSYEYAKRVDRNEWNVGGSYAYSKKLNFSTFYAAAKEKDGDNKNKHDRIRFEAKYSF from the coding sequence ATGAAACTTGCTAAAATTTCTTTAGCTGCTTTGGTTGCGCTAGGCGCTTTTTCTACTCTAAATGCTACTCCGCTTGAAGAAGCTATTAAGGACGTAGATTTTTCAGGATTTGCTAGATATCGATATACGGGCAATAAGTTAAAAGTTAATGATGCAAAAGAGACAAAAGCAGCTCACAACTTTAGATTTGTGGGTACTTTTAAGGCCGCTCTTGACGACAACTTCTTCGGCGTTTTGGGATTACGATACGCTGCAAACGATGGTTCGGGATATAACCTTGTTGGTAACAATATTGATACTACTGACACTACGAGCTCATTCGGCGTAAGAGAATTTTACCTTGGTTATAATGTGGGTAATACTACAATAACTGCAGGTAAGCAGTTTGCTAAAACATACTTTGACGACGACTTGGTTGGAACTGGTCTAAGAGTGCAAAATACCGATATCTCAGGCCTTACTTTGGTCGGTGTTGCATTCGACGCTCTTGAAACCGACAGTATTGATTACGACGGTAAACTACTATCAGGATTGGCTGGCTCAAAAAGCCTTAACTACTATGGCGTAGGCGCAATGGGAAGCTACGATCCTCTAAATTTCAAAGCTTGGTGGGCATATCTTGAGGATACTGCAAACCTATTTGCGGCCGATGCAGCCTTGAAATTTGATCTAGATGCGGTAAAACTAGGCTTACAAGCACAATACGTCCATAACGAATCAGACGATAATAACTTTGGTGATGCAAATTTCTTCGCAACTAAAGGCGATGTAGGATTTGCTGGTGTTGGCTTGAATGCTGGTTATATCTACTATAAAGCTGATGATAATAAAAGATCTTTCGTAACTGTTGAGGATAATGCTAAACTAATCAATCCGGGCAAACTTCTTAACTCCGTAATGAACGGCGGCAGACAATACTATAACAATATTCAAGACAAAAATGACTATTGGTTTGTTGGTGCATCATATAAATTTAACGAATTTGGTCTGTATGCCAACTATATCGACGGCAAAGGTTATAGCTATGAGTACGCTAAAAGAGTTGATAGAAATGAGTGGAATGTTGGCGGTAGCTATGCTTACAGCAAAAAACTTAACTTCTCTACATTTTATGCAGCAGCTAAAGAAAAAGATGGAGATAACAAAAATAAACACGATCGTATAAGATTTGAGGCTAAATACAGCTTCTAA
- a CDS encoding cytochrome c4: MGFLNLSKRFFMKFVRFSLLACLFAFSLNAADDPSYIFEAKGEFAKELKSLVEKYSKDENISINVYEKAPEADSGGKFLNIGVDGKRKYSVERGRELYAKNCASCHGEDGNKRAYGASEKLTKISAEDIEAAFSGYLNDSDYGGNMRNLMKTVAAKTTYKDLGAIIAFLKGKDALLHKDGVQENTDVSTTPTQGSYLK, translated from the coding sequence TTGGGATTTTTAAATTTATCAAAAAGGTTTTTTATGAAATTTGTGCGTTTTTCGCTTTTAGCGTGTCTTTTTGCTTTTTCTTTAAATGCTGCTGATGATCCGAGCTACATATTTGAGGCAAAAGGCGAATTTGCAAAAGAGCTAAAAAGCTTGGTAGAAAAATATTCTAAAGACGAAAATATAAGTATAAATGTTTATGAAAAAGCTCCTGAGGCTGATAGCGGCGGTAAGTTTTTAAATATTGGCGTAGATGGTAAAAGGAAATATAGTGTAGAAAGGGGTCGAGAGCTATATGCTAAAAATTGCGCCTCTTGTCATGGCGAAGATGGAAACAAAAGAGCTTATGGTGCTTCTGAAAAGTTAACCAAGATAAGCGCAGAGGATATAGAGGCTGCTTTTTCGGGTTATTTAAATGATTCTGATTATGGTGGAAATATGAGAAATTTAATGAAAACTGTTGCTGCAAAAACTACATATAAAGATCTGGGAGCTATTATTGCTTTTTTAAAAGGCAAAGACGCTTTATTGCATAAAGATGGTGTCCAGGAAAATACTGACGTTTCCACTACTCCTACACAGGGAAGCTACCTAAAATAA
- a CDS encoding major outer membrane protein gives MKIAKISLVALVALGAFSTVASATPLEEAIKNVDLSGYARYRYNNIAVKDSAGQKDNTVAHHQFKSEFSFKAALDDNFFGVLTLRYNSSDSSAFGADNRADNTNTTSPFNVKEFYLGYKTGNTTITAGKQEIGSFFTDDAVGTGLRVENQDIAGLTLTALAFDALENNSESDGNIYGFLPRIFNNNLYAVAAIGSYDPVSFQLWYASLVDSVNLMIGDVNFSLNVTDDVNIGAQVQYAHADIDSNVGTDYKDTDFYATELGTKVFGADVAAGYIGYKVHDKAKGFVSLEDQGSFIDVGEIKSALDYTALEGKANFWFLKAGYTFAEKFRVGGDYSNGKVKLASGDKEKYQEYVARLTYDYSAKLQFSSFYAYEINKHQDDSKDKTKQLRFQAKYTF, from the coding sequence ATGAAAATTGCTAAAATTTCATTAGTAGCTTTGGTTGCACTAGGTGCTTTCTCAACTGTAGCGAGTGCTACACCACTTGAAGAGGCTATTAAAAACGTAGATCTTTCAGGATATGCAAGATATAGATATAATAATATTGCTGTCAAAGATAGCGCTGGGCAAAAGGACAATACTGTTGCACATCATCAATTTAAATCAGAATTTTCTTTTAAAGCTGCTCTTGATGACAATTTCTTTGGCGTTTTGACTCTTAGGTATAATTCATCAGATAGCTCAGCTTTCGGTGCCGACAATAGAGCGGACAATACTAACACCACTAGCCCATTTAATGTAAAAGAATTTTATTTAGGATACAAAACAGGTAACACTACAATAACTGCAGGTAAACAAGAGATCGGCTCATTCTTTACCGATGATGCTGTCGGTACAGGTCTTAGGGTTGAAAACCAAGATATTGCTGGTTTAACACTAACAGCACTTGCATTTGATGCGCTAGAAAACAATAGCGAAAGTGATGGTAATATCTATGGCTTCCTTCCTAGAATTTTCAATAATAACCTTTACGCAGTAGCTGCTATCGGTTCTTATGATCCGGTAAGCTTTCAATTATGGTATGCATCTTTAGTTGATTCTGTTAACCTCATGATAGGTGACGTAAACTTTAGCCTTAATGTTACTGATGATGTAAATATCGGTGCTCAAGTTCAATATGCACATGCTGATATAGATAGTAATGTTGGTACAGACTACAAAGACACAGATTTTTATGCAACAGAGCTGGGTACGAAAGTATTTGGTGCTGATGTAGCTGCAGGTTATATAGGCTACAAGGTTCACGACAAAGCTAAAGGTTTTGTAAGCCTGGAGGATCAAGGTTCATTTATAGATGTAGGCGAGATAAAATCTGCTCTTGACTATACTGCTCTTGAGGGTAAAGCAAATTTCTGGTTCTTAAAAGCAGGATACACTTTTGCTGAGAAATTTAGAGTGGGCGGCGATTACTCTAACGGTAAAGTTAAGCTTGCTTCAGGTGATAAAGAGAAATATCAAGAGTATGTAGCCAGACTAACTTATGATTACAGTGCTAAGCTTCAGTTCTCAAGCTTCTATGCGTATGAAATCAATAAACACCAAGACGATTCAAAAGACAAGACTAAACAGCTAAGATTCCAAGCTAAATACACATTCTAA
- a CDS encoding Dps family protein, which yields MSKVVTQLNQIQADAHALFVKFHDYHWNVKGIQFFSVHEYTDKAYEDMAEIFDDVAERAIQLGGRAITKMEELNKLAHPKTENKDSYTPTEVLKGVLAEYEHLLGEFKKLEEVADEAKDSTTVAMAQDKIAKYEKAIWMLKATLA from the coding sequence ATGTCAAAAGTTGTTACTCAATTAAACCAAATTCAGGCTGACGCTCACGCGCTATTCGTTAAATTTCACGACTATCACTGGAATGTAAAGGGCATTCAGTTCTTTAGCGTACACGAATATACAGACAAAGCCTATGAGGATATGGCGGAGATATTTGATGATGTCGCTGAGCGCGCTATACAGCTAGGCGGCAGAGCCATCACAAAGATGGAAGAACTAAACAAACTTGCCCATCCAAAAACAGAAAATAAAGATAGCTACACTCCAACTGAGGTTCTAAAAGGCGTTTTAGCTGAGTACGAGCACCTTTTGGGCGAGTTTAAAAAGCTTGAGGAAGTAGCCGACGAAGCAAAAGATAGCACAACCGTAGCCATGGCACAAGACAAAATCGCAAAATACGAAAAAGCTATATGGATGCTAAAAGCTACTTTAGCTTAA
- a CDS encoding glucose-6-phosphate isomerase, translating to MLKNELFFERTPLSAISSYAKRMNDELKGGEIGYYHLPEIGANLLSQIAEFETTLAHVKSVVLVGIGGSSLGVKALKTMLSSAKRSRERELYFLDNVDAFSFESVCESVKFDETLFIISSKSGTTIETITLFKCILERFKPSNLSANFIVITDPTSPLEAYAKQNGIKFFNIPKNVGGRFSVLSAIGLVPLMLCGYDAAALLEGARACKKRFLEDGDDTLLQKAYHYATHKNAKINVIFSYGDRFLEFNDWYVQLWAESLGKKKGYKRYGLTPVGLIGSRDQHSFLQLIMDGVKDKTVSFIKVAAADANTAIPSISLSGLEGCDFVNGLNLGELINAQCSATMHALVQEGISVDVIELERLDEASAGFLIYYFELLTSATGIMLGINTYDQPGVEVGKRILKTMLTAGK from the coding sequence ATGCTAAAAAATGAGCTATTTTTCGAGCGTACGCCGCTAAGCGCAATCAGCTCCTATGCCAAACGCATGAACGACGAGCTAAAAGGCGGCGAGATCGGCTACTATCACCTGCCCGAAATCGGCGCAAATTTACTAAGCCAAATCGCCGAGTTTGAAACGACGCTCGCGCACGTAAAAAGCGTAGTGCTAGTAGGCATCGGCGGTAGCAGTCTGGGCGTCAAGGCGCTAAAAACGATGCTTTCAAGCGCAAAAAGGAGCCGCGAGCGAGAGCTTTATTTCCTCGATAACGTAGACGCCTTTAGCTTTGAAAGCGTTTGCGAAAGCGTCAAATTTGACGAGACGCTTTTTATCATCTCGTCAAAATCGGGCACCACGATCGAGACGATCACGCTATTTAAGTGCATTTTAGAGCGCTTTAAACCCTCAAATTTGAGCGCAAATTTTATCGTCATAACAGACCCCACCTCGCCGCTAGAGGCCTACGCCAAGCAAAACGGCATCAAATTTTTTAATATCCCTAAAAACGTCGGCGGCAGATTTAGCGTACTTAGCGCGATCGGTCTGGTACCGCTGATGCTATGCGGATACGACGCGGCGGCGCTGCTAGAAGGCGCGCGGGCGTGTAAAAAGCGATTTTTAGAGGACGGCGACGATACGCTGCTACAAAAAGCCTACCACTACGCGACGCACAAAAACGCCAAGATCAACGTGATATTTAGCTACGGCGATAGGTTTTTGGAGTTTAACGACTGGTATGTGCAGCTGTGGGCGGAGAGTCTGGGCAAGAAAAAGGGCTACAAACGCTACGGACTCACGCCCGTCGGACTCATCGGCTCGCGCGATCAGCACAGCTTTTTGCAGCTCATCATGGACGGCGTGAAGGACAAAACGGTAAGCTTCATCAAGGTAGCCGCCGCGGACGCAAACACTGCGATACCGAGCATTAGCCTAAGCGGCCTTGAGGGCTGCGACTTCGTAAACGGGCTAAATTTGGGCGAGCTAATCAACGCCCAGTGCAGCGCCACCATGCATGCGCTCGTTCAAGAAGGCATCAGCGTAGACGTCATCGAGCTTGAGCGGTTAGACGAGGCGAGCGCGGGATTTTTGATTTATTATTTCGAGCTTCTCACGTCGGCTACGGGCATAATGCTAGGCATAAACACCTACGATCAGCCGGGCGTCGAGGTCGGTAAGCGCATACTAAAGACTATGCTAACGGCTGGAAAATAA
- the galU gene encoding UTP--glucose-1-phosphate uridylyltransferase GalU, whose amino-acid sequence MIQTCLFPAAGYGTRFLPATKSLPKEMLPILTKPLIHYGVDEALEAGMKNMAFITGRGKRALEDYFDISYELEHQISGTNKEHLLVDIRELMARCTFSFTRQESMRGLGNAIHTGKVLVRDEPFGVVLADDLCINEEGEGVLSQMVKIYEKYRCSIVAVMEVPIEQSKNYGIVTGRAIEDDLLMVSDMVEKPDPKEAPSNLAVIGRYILTPDIFTILERTKPGKNGEVQITDALKEQAKDGMVLAYKFKGKRFDCGSVEGFVQATNFFYELGKNAKK is encoded by the coding sequence ATGATACAGACTTGTTTATTTCCGGCTGCGGGCTACGGCACGAGATTTTTGCCTGCAACCAAATCGCTACCAAAAGAGATGCTGCCGATCCTCACAAAACCGCTGATCCACTACGGCGTGGACGAGGCGCTAGAAGCCGGCATGAAAAACATGGCGTTCATCACTGGCCGCGGCAAACGCGCGCTGGAGGATTATTTTGATATCAGCTACGAGCTAGAGCATCAGATATCAGGCACGAACAAAGAACACCTGCTCGTCGATATCCGCGAACTGATGGCGCGCTGCACGTTTTCGTTCACGCGTCAAGAGAGCATGAGAGGCCTAGGCAACGCGATCCACACAGGCAAAGTCCTAGTGCGAGACGAGCCTTTTGGCGTGGTGCTGGCTGATGACCTCTGCATCAACGAAGAGGGCGAAGGTGTGCTATCTCAAATGGTAAAAATCTACGAGAAGTATCGCTGCAGCATCGTCGCCGTGATGGAAGTGCCGATCGAGCAAAGCAAAAACTACGGCATCGTCACAGGCCGCGCGATCGAGGATGATCTACTGATGGTTAGCGACATGGTCGAAAAACCGGACCCTAAAGAAGCTCCGAGCAACCTAGCTGTCATCGGCCGATATATCCTGACGCCTGATATTTTCACGATCCTAGAGCGCACCAAGCCCGGCAAGAACGGCGAAGTGCAAATCACCGACGCGCTAAAAGAGCAAGCCAAAGACGGCATGGTGTTAGCATATAAATTTAAAGGCAAGCGCTTTGACTGCGGTAGCGTCGAGGGCTTCGTACAGGCGACCAATTTCTTCTACGAGCTAGGCAAAAATGCTAAAAAATGA
- a CDS encoding flavodoxin family protein, with translation MKKIVIYTSATGNTEKVGLAIANELGCEAVKFTEDLHLNLDGYDFIALGFYVDKGDAEPKFKRFLREIKGKKTGVFMTLGMDPEHEHAMNCLEKAKVVLREGENEILREFYCQGAIDPKVIEQLRKMGEAAPNDPRYAVTPEREARWARAATHPDANDLENAKAAFRGI, from the coding sequence ATGAAAAAAATAGTTATCTACACGAGCGCGACTGGAAATACCGAGAAAGTCGGTCTTGCCATCGCAAACGAGCTTGGCTGCGAGGCGGTCAAATTTACCGAGGATCTACACCTAAATTTGGACGGTTACGACTTTATCGCGCTTGGATTTTACGTCGATAAGGGCGACGCGGAGCCTAAATTTAAACGCTTTTTACGCGAGATAAAGGGCAAAAAAACGGGCGTTTTTATGACGCTTGGCATGGATCCAGAGCACGAGCACGCGATGAACTGCCTAGAAAAGGCAAAAGTCGTACTTCGCGAGGGCGAAAATGAAATTTTACGCGAGTTTTACTGTCAAGGCGCGATCGATCCGAAAGTCATCGAGCAGCTACGCAAAATGGGCGAAGCCGCTCCTAACGACCCGCGCTACGCCGTGACTCCAGAGCGCGAAGCCAGATGGGCTAGAGCCGCGACTCACCCTGATGCAAACGACCTAGAAAACGCAAAAGCAGCGTTTAGAGGGATATAA
- a CDS encoding radical SAM protein, translating into MFETRQKGHAGPTRPKKIKMATNAEVEKFLTEELPAQKDGVIYIHVPFCDNICSFCSMNRTKLEDELDSYTQYLLGEIEKYGKFPYLQAKNIRSVYFGGGTPTILKEKHLEPVITALRSNFNISDDCEFSLETTLHNLNLSKVRLLESLGVNRFSIGVQTFSNKGRKLLNRVHDKKGAIEHLKMIRQNFSGMVCTDIIFNYPEQTIDEVLEDARLVDELEIDSTSFYSLQLFEKSELAKTVSQDYYDVNYEHRLHNAFFEKLLGTGNYEVLEHTKFNRIGRDRYQYIRLSHEGADILPLGRGSGGRLGYYDIYNAKEKMRMINKVDDKQRAEGRLKSLFMYPKIDLAQVKSFVSDETFDALMEFFKKCESKGYMRIENGFLNYTTDGVFWGMSIGTEVANISQKDFE; encoded by the coding sequence ATGTTTGAAACCAGACAAAAGGGGCACGCCGGGCCGACGCGTCCCAAAAAAATAAAGATGGCGACTAACGCCGAGGTGGAGAAATTTTTAACCGAGGAGCTACCCGCGCAAAAGGACGGCGTGATCTATATCCACGTGCCTTTTTGCGACAATATCTGCTCGTTTTGCTCGATGAACCGCACAAAGCTAGAAGACGAGCTAGACAGCTACACGCAGTATCTGCTGGGCGAGATCGAAAAATACGGTAAATTTCCGTATCTGCAGGCTAAAAATATCCGTAGCGTCTATTTTGGCGGCGGAACTCCTACAATACTAAAAGAAAAGCACCTAGAGCCCGTTATCACGGCTCTGCGATCAAATTTTAATATCTCGGACGACTGCGAATTTAGCCTAGAAACCACGCTGCATAATCTAAATTTAAGCAAAGTGCGCCTACTAGAAAGCCTAGGCGTAAACCGCTTTAGCATCGGCGTGCAGACCTTTTCGAACAAAGGCCGCAAGCTGCTAAACCGCGTCCACGACAAAAAAGGCGCAATAGAGCATCTAAAAATGATCAGGCAAAATTTCAGCGGCATGGTTTGCACGGATATTATATTTAACTACCCCGAGCAAACGATAGACGAAGTGCTAGAAGACGCTCGCCTAGTAGACGAGCTAGAGATCGACAGTACGAGCTTTTATTCGCTTCAGCTTTTTGAGAAATCAGAGCTCGCAAAGACGGTCTCGCAGGACTACTACGACGTAAACTACGAGCATAGGCTGCACAACGCTTTCTTTGAAAAGCTGCTAGGCACCGGCAACTACGAGGTGCTCGAGCATACTAAATTTAACCGCATCGGCCGCGACCGCTATCAATATATCCGCCTAAGCCACGAGGGCGCCGATATCCTGCCGCTAGGTAGAGGCTCTGGCGGAAGGCTAGGCTACTACGATATCTATAACGCTAAAGAAAAAATGCGTATGATAAACAAAGTAGACGACAAGCAGCGCGCCGAGGGACGGCTAAAAAGCCTCTTTATGTACCCGAAAATCGACCTCGCGCAGGTAAAAAGCTTCGTTAGCGATGAGACGTTTGACGCGCTAATGGAGTTTTTCAAAAAATGCGAAAGCAAAGGCTATATGCGCATAGAAAACGGCTTTTTAAACTACACGACGGACGGCGTATTTTGGGGTATGTCGATCGGCACCGAAGTAGCAAATATCTCACAAAAGGACTTTGAATGA